In the Triticum aestivum cultivar Chinese Spring chromosome 2B, IWGSC CS RefSeq v2.1, whole genome shotgun sequence genome, AGGCCATAACCACATTGACCATAGGCAGATAATCAAGAACATAAATTTCCAACTGATTTGGATATGGTCATGGCGACGCAACCAACATATTATAGTATAAAATAAGGCGATAAGATAGACAAGTATTGTGTCCAGGAATATAAGGTCAAAAGAAAAACATGTTGAGGGAGAAGTAAATTGTGGGAATTAAAGTAATAAGAATGGAGTTTTCATCTATTTTGTGCACAACATAGTACCTCTAGGCCTTGGGAGATGCTGTCAACGATTTGGAGAACATAAGATGTGGCTTTTTCCACAGTCCTGTTGGACAGAAGGAAGCTcctgtagttatttgctccaaaCTCTCCCATGACAAACAGAGAGCTCCCGAAGCAACTAGTAGTTTACCCTTGCAGAGCGAAGGCTTGAGTTTCTGGAACGACACGAGCTGATCATGGAGGGAACTATTGATAGGAGGGTTCGCGGTCAAATTCTGTCCCTGCAGGTATGTCAAGGTGAGAGCCGGTGCTCCTGCCACAGCGAACTTTACTCCAGCGGAAAAGTTGCCCCCCTTGTCAAGGTATGGCGGCACGAAAGGCAGACCCAGAGCTTCGGCTGGAAAATGAATTCtatctccctctctttctccttttAGCCAGCAAGATTAATAGTAGTTGAACAAGTTTGGTAGTGCATTTGTGGTTACCAATAAAGTCCAACACAAGGCGACCGTCAGTGGCACGTCCGGACACCGCGTTTTGGATTTCGATTTGAGATTTTTTTTGGcccaggccgagatggccgaatttcggcCGTTTTCAaaaattttggttgaaattttgACCAATATTTGACTGATGTTTGACTAAAATTGAACCAAAATTTGTCAAATTTGACCAATTTTGGCCGAAAGAGACTTTTCGccctaggccgagatggccgaaattcggccgaaatcTGTTTTTCTCGGCTGAAAATCAAAACACAGCGTCCGGTGGGGTGGCCGAAGAAGGTCTCGCCGTAGGGGAGGTTCTTGAGTAGTAGACCCAGAAGGACGGGATCAGCCCACCTGACCAAATTACCGGTGTCGGCGAAGGAGTTGCCGAAGCTGATTATGGATGTGAAACGGCTCCGGTTGTCACTGGAGTAGGCACCGCGGAAGTACGCTAGGATGAAGAGCAAGAGGAGCGCTGCGTGATGTGGCCTCATACTTGGTTGCCTGTGCTGCTGTAGCAACGCTTGCTAGCTGCTTCCTGCTTGTCAGTTGGGGCTTCCACGCTTGGTCTCCAAATGCTATATATAAGCAAGCATACCGTGTTTAACAAGGCAAAGATAAGGAGTCAACCAAATGTGTGTTTGGTGGGCATTTTCTACGGATGTACAGGTACATCTTCATACTTTTTTTGCAGGGTAGGTATATCTTCTTACTAACTGACTCATCAAGTTGGCACTTATTTATCTAAGAAAATATGAGTTGTAGATTGTGAGATTTGAGTAGTGACGCAAATTCTCTCTTCGACTAGAACAAATGTAACAGTTTAAATGATTTCATTGTAGTTTTGGCCCCTTAAATTCTCTCTTCAACTAGAACAAATGTAACAGTTTAAATGACTTCATTGTAGTTTTGGCCCCTTTTCAAGTAGCTTTTTGCATTACTACGTAACCAGTGACATCTTAACAACAGTTAGAACTACAAAGTGAAGTATCATGGAAATTTACAACTAGGAAGTGGCTGACTTTGACGCAAAGACGAATTGTGTGGCGTGCACTTCACGATAAATTGTTATCATTTGCTATACTGTCTCGCATAAAGCGAAACATAGCCGTGCCCTGAAAACAATGTATACTCAAAAAGAAATATCAGAAATGATATCGACTAACTCATAGTTagacccaaaaagaaaaaaaccaaCCTCACGCTATGGTCACAAATTTATTATAAGCCGTCGAAGATAAGTATTTTCAGAATCAAACCATAACAAGAAGTGAATACACAATGAACAACTTCATCTGCCCTCAGCTAGAACCGTCACTGAAGACCCACAAGACACAACACTAGTGCTAGTCTCCGACAGAGAGAACGACATGACGTGCAGATCGGAGCCTTCGGTTTGCATTAGCGCGAAAGTCGACGACAAGTCCGGGACGCATTTACCGCAGTCTAGACATTGCATGACCTTCCGCATGCTAGGTCTCGCATTAGGTAATGGGTGCGAGCACAACAACCCAAGTTGCAGTACGAGGGTAATCTCCTCTATGTCAAACTTTCCTGTCAGTCGCGGATCCATCACCTCGAGGATCGATCCATTGCGGCAGCACTCACGCACCCAATCAACCAACACCACTGAGTTGTGCTCGTCATGCTGGATTGGCCTTCGTCCACATGCAACCTCTAGAAGGAACATACCGAATGCGAATACATCGGTTAAGGGCGTTGCCTTCCCGGTGCGCACAAGCTCTGGTGCGAGGTATCCCCTGGTGCCAACAACATGGGTTGTTTGAGCATCAGTTCCATGGTCATATAATTTTGCTAGGCCAAAATCTCCCAGACACCCATTCAATTGTTCATCCAAGAGCACATTGCTTGCCTTTATATCCCTATGAATCACAACTTTTTCCCAATCCTCGTGAAGATACAATAGGCCTGATGCAACACCTTTGATGATCCAGTACCTTTGGGGCCAGAATATTGCTGGCATACGTGGATGGTGCAAATACTTGTCAAGACTGCCATTTGGCATGTAGTCATAAACCAAGAGAAGCTGGTCCTTGCGCCGGCAGTAGCCCAGCAGCTGCGCAAGATTCCGGTGTCGAAGACGGCCAATGCTCACCACCTCAGCTATGAACTCCCGTATTCCTTGCCTTGAATCATGTGACACCCTCTTCACCGCGATCTCCGAATTGGATGCAGAAAGCACCCCTTTATATACCCTCCCAAATCCTCCGACGCCAAGTAAATTCCGCTCCGTGAACCCATCCGTGGCACGATGCAGGTCCTTGTACGCAAAACGATGGGGACCAAACTCGTCTTCCCAGTCTTCGCGTACCTCGGCAAACCGGCGCCGACTCCACACAGAGAAGAAGACCACAGCTAGCACTGCAGCCACGAGCAACGCGGTGGTGAGCGGCAACACAACATCCAGGACCTTGGACCGAGGCTTGGCTCCCACGCGTGGCAAGGCAGGAAGCTTGGACAAGTCAAGCGGCGGGGCAGGTCCGTCCAAGCTGAAGCTCCATCCGAGCACGTAGTGGTGTGCCAGGACAACTCCCGACGACGACGAGAAGCCGGCATATATCGACGTCGAGAAGCCGACGTACATCGCATCTGGCATGAGCGTGGAGAGATCGATGGCTTGGGAGAGGAGAGGATTCCTAGGCTTGGGCACTTGCACGGGAGCCAAAGTCACCTTGAGTTGCTTGGACTGGCCGTCGTAGTCCACCCACACCTGCATGGGCTTGCCGCTATCTAGCTTCAGGTCTCGGAAGGCGCCGCCGTGGTCATCGTCGTTGTAGCCAGCCGGCTGGGCCTGCTGCGAGATGAGGCTATTGACGTCGATGCCGACGTGGTTGCTGTTGATGTCGCGGAACTCGGGGCTCAGGATGGTGTCAAGCTCCACCGCCAAGATGGGGCTGCTCACCGGGCCGTTTGTCGCGTTGAGGAGGCCCAGGTATTGCCCGCCGTTTGCTGCCGTGAAATTTGTGGTCGGGGAGACGACGAAGGCGAGCCCGTGGTCGCTGACGCCATCGTATCTTGACACGATGGCGAACACGAAGGACGTGGAGAAGGAGCGCGGCACGGCGGTGGTGTTCGTCGGCGGCGTCGGCTTGTGGAGGAAGTGGAGTGGGGTGGAGTGGAACGCGTGGGCTTTCGTCTGCTGCGTGGAGTTGGTGAGCCCGAGGAGGCCGTTGGGCATGACGGTGGCCATGCCGTCCAGCGTGAGGTTAACACCGACGAAACCTTGGTAGGCGAACTGGCCATCGTCCAGCGACGAGGCCACTTGCCCGTCGCGGCTCAGCAGTATGAGCAGAACAAGGGCCAACATAGTTTCTCTTCTCAGACACCTTGCCTCGTTGCCCTCAAGAAGCTTAGACAAAACTCAACATGATTGAGTCATAGGCTAGCAAAAATAAGCTTGCTTCTTTTGTGGTGAGGGATATGGATGGGTTGTGTGATTGGAGCTTGGAAGAAGGGGGCTGAAAGATATAAAGAGAAGACAATGACAGGTTAGAATGCCTTGCCACGGCATCGGTGTAGGCGACAGACAAGTGAAGACAATTCTGCGTTCGTACAGTATAGTATATGTTGACGCGGTGCCCTGCATTACCGGGCGAGATCGTCGTCGCTTCGCACGCATGGTGGAAAAAAGGGGTCCATTACCATAACTTTCGACGTCTGCTTAAATATGGTGTAGATTTTTTCAAACTTCTGATTTTTAAGAGATAAAGTACTAAGTATTAAATTAACATTTAGACGCTCACACACTATATGAAAATCATAAGTTGCCTACCGTTTGACTGTAAGCCGAGCATATTTCATCCCTTATATTGCGGTACTGTAAAGCATTATAAGAGAAACTTTAAGCTTGTTTTGCGGTACCGGTCTGCAGCAGAACATATCTCGTAAAAATTTACAGTAAAACCGAAAATTCCCTGTGGTGTTCTTGTTCCCCCTCTTTCGCGTCTGCTCGGCCACACGAAATTCAGTTAGCCACGCTCACACGAAATAGAAAAATCATGAGTTGTTGTTTGgctgtaagagcatctacagccgcaaCCTGCAAATTCGACCCCTCAACGACCGCGCATGCGTCTGGACGCGTCCACGTACACTGATAGGTCATGGCTTAAATTTTCATCTCCACTTCCACGGGCACTGACGGGCTATGTGGAGTTGGTGAGTCCGAGAAGGCCGTTGGGCATGACGGTGGCCATGCCGTCCAGCGCAAGGTTAACACCGCCGAAACCTTGTTAGGCGAACTGGCCATCGTCCAGCGACGAGGCCACTTCCCTGTCGCGGCTCAGCAATATGAGCAGAACAAGGGCCAGCATAGTTTCTCTTCTCGGACGCTTTTTGCCTTTTTGCCCTCAACAAGCTTGGACAAAACTCGTCATAGGCTAGCAAAATTAACTTGCTTCTTGTGTGGTGATGCATATAAAGGGTTGTGTGGTTGGAACATGGAAGAAGGGGGCGGAAAAAAGACAATCACACACATTAACGTACGGGAGAATGGTGGCCAACCAGCATGGCCACGTGGTGCATGCTGGTCGGCCGTGGTGAcaaacttttttatttttttggagattttttttaaaGATGGAAGTAAGACTTTTTTTAAAGATTATTTTTGgaagtggcaattttatttttcttttcgagAAAAGTTTTTTaggctttttctttttcattttgagATGTATGTGATGTCCATcttttttttgagatttttttggtAGATGAAAGTGAGACATTTTTCTTTTTGAGTAAAGTTTTTAGGCTTATTTTTCTTTTTAAGATGAATGTGATGTCCAAGTGATgcgaggattttttttaaaatcttTTAGATGAAGATGAGTTTTTTTTCTTCGAAATAACACATCCTGTTTAAAGTGTTTTTTTATTCTTTGAGAGAAAGAAATGCGCACACAACTTACTCTCAGGAGGCTCGCAATGGCGGCCCTAACCACTAGTGACAAGTGAAAATGCCTTGCCACGGCATTGGTGTAGGCGAGACAAGAGAAGACAATTCTGAGTCCGTACAGTATGCTAGTATACGTTGACGCATTGCCCTGCACTACTAAGCGAGGTCGTCGTCGTCTCGCACGTATGGGTTGAAAAAAAGGGTCCATTACTATAACTATAACTGTCCAGTCTgtttaaatatgttgtagactttttcaaaCTTCTGATTCTTTTtaaacacagtacagatgcaagcgctcatatatacacgcatacactcacATCTATGAGAATACACACGCACACCTTACCCTGTGAGCACCTTTTGATTTTTTAATAGATAAAGTACTAAGTACTAGGTACTACAGTAACATTTAGACCCTCACACActataaagaaaaaagaaaatcatAAGGGCATCTTCAGGTACACATAAATTTCCTCCCACATCGGCCCCGCAGACAgagggaccatgtccgtggacacGAATATGGAAGGCCGCCATCCAACACAGTTCACATACATTGCAAACACCATCCGAACAACCAGACGAAATTTGTGCAAACACggccggattttcatacaaaccggAAGAAGTTCATGCAAACACGACGGATTTTATTACATTTTGGACATAGTTCAACTAAAAGCGGTACTCGTCCGACTCGAGAGGTATAATACCTAAACTAAAAGATCGCCGACGCCCGTTCTCTATCTCTGagcgacacccctcatatccagtcgAAATATGAGGCAGATATGGGGCGCCCGAGCGTGCCCGGGCGCATCCGCCATGTCGTCCCCAACCcatgctggcccacccgaccccacaacTCCGCCCACCCAAGCTTTCGTCCGGCGGTCTCCGACCGTCTCCAGCATGGCGGGCAGCTgatccgagtccttcacctccagatctTTTTACACCGAGCTCATCCCAagcggccccgaggaggagatggccgtccgGCTTGCACTCGGCCGCTCCAAGGAGGAGACCTATGCACGGCAGCGCTCGGACTCCTTCCGTCGGGAATCCATTGCATCCCCCAAATGGCGCATGTATCCGACGCTAGATGTGTTGCCGCTGCCTCACCAGAGGCGGTGCGGCCCGTCTGGCGTCCGAACATGGTGGCAGACGAGTAACCCCTTTGTTTGCAGACCGAGCTGCGGGACGTACCATGGGCGTCGTCCGATGAAAACATGACACGACGTGCCCACCGTGCGAGGTAgcaggcatgggaggcggcagcagCCCTCGCTGTGGTGGACGTCGGTGAGGCGGAATCGCATTCTCCGGCGCCCCGTATGGCGCAGTAGTCCAGGCGCCCGTACCGCGTCGCGGTGGATGTCGTCGGCTCGTCCCAGGACAAATCCATCATCGACGCTgcggtggacgtcggcgaggcggagTCGCATTTTCCGGCGTCCCGTATGGCGCAGCACTCCGGGCGCCGCAACCGCGTCGTGCTGGATGTCGTCGGCTCGTCCTAGGACGAATCCATCCTCGATCTGATGTCCATCAATGTCGTTCGGGTTCCGGGCTGCGAGCTCCGAGGGGGAAGAGTAGGGGATGGGAGACGCGACGCCTTGAGTCCCATGAGTCGACTAGTTTCCCATGCACTACTCTACCTTGCCGGCGACCAGACCAATACTTTGGGGAGCGTAGCTGGCCATCGGACATGGACACGGCGGAGCCGGACAAACTCCACTCAAAGATCGCTGTGTTGCATGTGATAATCTGAATTTGAGGTTTTTAATAGATATCCGGATGTGAAATGCATTATTTGAAGTGTGACTAGTCATCCGTGGATGTGACTGAACGCGTCCGCGAGCATTTGAGTGGTTGGGTTTGCCAAGTCCGGCTAAATGCTCTAAGTGAGTACCCAAGAAAAAGACACTGCAAAACGTACGACCTCGACATAGTCCACATAAAAACTCTCGCCTTACAGAGCCATCTCGGCAATGTTCTTACCACATGGCCATCATATAAGCACTTGACAGTTAGGTAACAGTTGCCTATGAGTCAAGATAGCAACGGGGACGAAACCCATCGGACTTTACCTGTCCAAACCCATCCCAAGGGACTATCGCAAACCCGTTCTCGTCTTCGTTACCGTGCGCAAGGCTACTTTTCGCCCGTCCCCTAAACCCATCGGGTTTTCTAAACCCACGGAGATATCGACATATTTAAGCAAACATAGTAGCAACGAAGGATAGCATTTCAGCAGAAAAAGAGCATATTTCAGTAGCATAACTTGAGCTGAGTGCGCCATATATGAGTTCGAGTGTTAGACATAAGAAGCTCGGAGAAAAACACACAAGATGTAAGGTGAGTGTGCTATATATGACACTTGGTGTACACTTTGTTATATTTTTTAGCTCTATGATTTCGTAatgcacaaaataatttttttattttccttgcATTTTATTTCGTTCCCTTCTATTTCTCGACCATATTGTTCCAGCCAGTTTTCATCGTCCTTTCCATCTTTCTCAATTCCATCCTCTCTTTACCGCTACTTTGCCACTTCAAAGTTGTGGTACTGCCTTGAACTGTTCACACCATCCTAGAAGCCGAGCGTGCCCCTCGGCTTATGTTGTTGAGTGATGGTTATTTATACTTGGCAAACAATTTTTCAAGTCATCGACAAAAGGATCTCGGCTTACGCCGCTTTGCCGACGTGGGGTAAGCCCAGTTGGCTTTGCTGACCGAAAATGAGCGAGGGTTCCCGCGACTCTCATGGCGACCTGGCCACCTCGCCGCCTCCACTGCCATGACAACCTCCCTCACCCACCCACACTCAGCCGCAGGAGCCTTAGCGGTCTGCTAGCCTCTGCCACCTGATCCAGACATCCGCTCCGCTCTTTGGTGGCGACCCTGATGCTTCTCCGACTTCGACGCAGGAAATATATCACATGAAAACCAACATTTAAAGAAAATTTCGTGGAAACCACATTTTAAAGTTTAAAAAGAATCTGAAAAAATAAGCAACGGATGGTGAGAGGGTTATGAAAGTCACGTTGAGACGTCTCCAGTGCTAAGTCAAGTACACAACGACTTGAGAGTCTAGTCTTCTCCGGCTGGTCGACGTATCACGTAAGCAGTGGTTTGGAGAATGACAGCCGATTGCATTATCACGGCTCACAAGTCAACATAGGTGGTGTAAATGTTGCCATCGCCCCAGACTGCACGGCAACGGCCAAATCCTTCCTTTCCATCCATGCCTTTCAGCCGGTAGGCGGGCGTGGAATGGAATGGGTCACCGGCTCACGCCAGCCACGGAGCTCCCTGGATATTTTGCCCCGCCGGCGTTCACATAGACGAGATGAGAGAGCTTTCCGTTGATCAGGTCACTGCAAGACTAATTATATGTTCGGCAGTTCTCTAGCTCCCTGAAATCTCAGGATCGGTGGAGCTCCTTTTTCCCGCTCCGTCATTTTTAGCTACACCTTCACCAACTCCCGGAAGGGACTTGAGAAGCAGAGAGTCTCTGAACAGGCCCTAAAACAAAGGATTCGCAGATTACATTCCAGACCCGAACCAATCAAGTACTTACATACTTACCAAAGACGCCGAGCAAATTGACGCAGAAACCATGCCTCTCGAGCTTTTCCACTTGGTCACTCTGCTCCTTCTCCTCGTGGCTGCTGATTGGGGTCTTGCGGCCACGGTCGGCAGCGACGATGGTCGGCAGTTCGCCTACAATGGCTTTGCCGGCACGAACCTCACTCTCGACGGTGTGGCCAAGGTCACGCCCAACGGCCTCCTCATGCTGACCAACGGCACCATCCAGCAGAAAGGGCACGCCTTCCACCCGTCTCCGGTCCGCTTCCGC is a window encoding:
- the LOC123040830 gene encoding L-type lectin-domain containing receptor kinase SIT2, which produces MLALVLLILLSRDGQVASSLDDGQFAYQGFVGVNLTLDGMATVMPNGLLGLTNSTQQTKAHAFHSTPLHFLHKPTPPTNTTAVPRSFSTSFVFAIVSRYDGVSDHGLAFVVSPTTNFTAANGGQYLGLLNATNGPVSSPILAVELDTILSPEFRDINSNHVGIDVNSLISQQAQPAGYNDDDHGGAFRDLKLDSGKPMQVWVDYDGQSKQLKVTLAPVQVPKPRNPLLSQAIDLSTLMPDAMYVGFSTSIYAGFSSSSGVVLAHHYVLGWSFSLDGPAPPLDLSKLPALPRVGAKPRSKVLDVVLPLTTALLVAAVLAVVFFSVWSRRRFAEVREDWEDEFGPHRFAYKDLHRATDGFTERNLLGVGGFGRVYKGVLSASNSEIAVKRVSHDSRQGIREFIAEVVSIGRLRHRNLAQLLGYCRRKDQLLLVYDYMPNGSLDKYLHHPRMPAIFWPQRYWIIKGVASGLLYLHEDWEKVVIHRDIKASNVLLDEQLNGCLGDFGLAKLYDHGTDAQTTHVVGTRGYLAPELVRTGKATPLTDVFAFGMFLLEVACGRRPIQHDEHNSVVLVDWVRECCRNGSILEVMDPRLTGKFDIEEITLVLQLGLLCSHPLPNARPSMRKVMQCLDCGKCVPDLSSTFALMQTEGSDLHVMSFSLSETSTSVVSCGSSVTVLAEGR